Proteins encoded within one genomic window of Choristoneura fumiferana chromosome 28, NRCan_CFum_1, whole genome shotgun sequence:
- the LOC141443864 gene encoding CCAAT/enhancer-binding protein-like yields the protein MDSPQMYDAAGAPAPPPQPDLKKVGDDKRATYPPPDLDELNGQEISLDLQHLIEDQFRGEEAMTLFQEILPGGRSPQPRHFTRTTLAYMPQPVHSGASYAPVQASAAHEQQPPIKEEPQEPHDFRRNVSCAQYTGQYNPQPPVGVSGPYGGGFTSLPPLGAPLLPPLLKHKQPPSRRSSGKTADKGTDEYRRRRERNNIAVRKSREKAKVRSREVEEKVKTLLREKDTLLKRLEAVSGELSLHKQMYVHLINLNHPEITELCRSMLQLGAPHAPDHTL from the coding sequence ATGGATTCCCCGCAGATGTACGACGCGGCCGGCGcacccgcgccgccgccgcagccaGACCTCAAGAAAGTCGGAGATGATAAACGCGCCACGTACCCTCCCCCCGATCTGGACGAGCTCAACGGCCAGGAGATCAGTCTGGACCTCCAGCATTTGATCGAGGATCAATTCCGCGGGGAGGAAGCGATGACTTTGTTCCAGGAGATACTGCCGGGGGGCCGGTCCCCTCAGCCCCGGCACTTTACTAGGACCACCCTGGCGTACATGCCGCAGCCAGTACACTCAGGCGCTTCGTACGCCCCCGTGCAAGCCAGCGCTGCTCACGAACAACAGCCGCCCATCAAAGAAGAACCTCAGGAGCCGCATGATTTTAGAAGAAATGTCAGTTGCGCTCAATACACAGGACAATATAACCCACAGCCTCCCGTGGGAGTCAGTGGACCATACGGGGGTGGATTCACGTCGTTACCTCCTCTCGGAGCACCTCTGCTTCCTCCTCTACTCAAACATAAGCAGCCTCCCTCTAGACGCTCGTCCGGAAAAACTGCAGACAAAGGTACAGACGAATACAGGAGAAGACGGGAACGTAATAATATAGCAGTCCGGAAATCACGTGAAAAAGCCAAAGTGCGTTCCAGAGAAGTAGAAGAAAAGGTGAAAACGCTCTTGAGGGAAAAAGATACGCTTTTAAAGAGGCTAGAGGCTGTTTCTGGAGAGTTGAGCCTGCACAAGCAGATGTATGTGCATCTGATCAACTTAAATCATCCGGAGATCACGGAGCTATGCCGCTCCATGCTACAACTCGGAGCGCCGCATGCGCCCGACcacactctctga